Within the Agromyces ramosus genome, the region CGCCCTCGGCGTCGTGCTCGTCACGTCCTTCGCTGCCGCGCGCCAGCTCGACCAGTCCGGTGCGCTGCGGCGAACGGCCGGCGACAACCCGATCGCCCGGGGCCCGGAGTTCTGGCGAACGCCCGGCGTCGTCGCTCTCGTCGCCATCGTCGCGGTCTTGGCCGTCGTCGTGATCTGGCTCGTCCGGCAGGTCACCGAAGGCTCCGTCTTCGGGTTCGGCCCCGAACCGAGCGACGAGGAGATCACGCGAATGGCGCTCTCGCAGTTCGCGTCGACGGCCATCGGCCCGCTCGCGTTCGCCGCCTTCGGCGCCGTGTTCGGCATCATCCTGCTCGGTGCGCGTCACGCGCGACACCTCGCAAACGCCGGCGACGCCGGCGACGTCAGCGAGCCACGCGCACGATGAGCGCCGCGGGGTCGACGCTGAAGCGCGCCGAGGTCACGGATCCGAACCCGTCTCCGTCGATCTCGAACTCCTCGGGGTCGCCCTCGATGTCGAGCTGCACGACGCGGCCGCGGGAGTAGACGATCTCGCGGCGCCGGTTGCCACCCGTCAGGTCGACGAACTGCCGGCCGAGCGCGGTCTTGCGGAGCACGCGGTTCTCCCACGCCACCCGGCGCCAGATGAACAGCCATCCGAGCGCGTTGCTGGGTTGCAGCACGACGACGTCGAGCTTTCCGTCGTCGATCTCGGCATCGGGGATCAGCTCGAGGTTGCCGGGCAGGTAGCCGAGGTTCGCCACGAGGATGCTCGAGACCCGCGAGCGATGGTGACGCCCCGCGTCGAGCCGGTGGTCGACGCGGAACGGCTTCGACACCGGTATCGCCCGGAGCCCGGCGTCGACGTAGGCGAGCCAGCCGAGCCGCTTCTTCAGCTCTGGGTTCGTGTTCGAGATCATCGCCGCGTCGATGCCGATGCCGGCCATCACGAGCGAGACGTGCGACTCGGTGCGCCCGCCGGGCCTCGTGACGTCGGCGACGATGACGTCGACCGCCCGGTCGTAGCCGGAGAAGGCGAGCACGATCGCATCGCGCTGGTCGTTCACGGGAATGCCGAGATTGCGTGCGAAGAGGTTGCCGGTGCCGAGCGGCACGAGTCCGAGCGGCACCCCGGTGCCCCGAAGTGCCGCAGCGACCGAGCGCACGGTGCCATCGCCGCCGGCCGCGATGACGAGGTCGACGCCGGCCTCGACCGCGTCGCGCGCCATGCCCTTGCCCGGGTCGTCGGCGGCGGTCTCGATCCAGAGCGAGGGGGCGAACTGCTGGCGGGCCTCGGCCTGCGCCACGACCGTGCGCAACTCGGCGTAGCCCTGCTTGGTGGGGTTGAAGATCACGGCTGCGCGCGGACGCCGGCTCGCGGCATCCGTCGCTCCCAGCCCCTGAACCTCCGCCACGCAGCCCACGGTATTGCATGCACCCTGCGATCGGCCCGGGAGCGGGACACTCACCGCCCGAGGGCGACGGATGCCCCGGCTAGACTTGCTCGCGTGATCGACCCCGTGCTGCTCCGCGAGAACCCAGACCTGATCAAGCGTTCACAAGAGCTTCGAGGCGAGTCCGTGGCGTTCGTCGATGAGGCCGTCGAGGCCGATGCCGCCCGCCGCAACGCGATCACGGTGTTCGAGGCGTTGCGCGCCGAGCAGAACGTCTTCGGCAAGCAGGTCGCCCAGGCGCCGAAGGAGGCGAAGGCGGCCCTCGTCGCCGAGGCGCAGCAGCTCGCCGGCCGGGTGAAGGCGGCGAGCCAGGCCGTCGGCGATGCCGAGTCCGAGTTCACGCGCGCCGTGCAGCGGCTCGGCAACATCGTGCTCGACGGCGTGCCTGCCGGTGGCGAAGACGACTACGTGGTGATTCGCGAGGTCGGCGAGATCCCCGCGTTCGGGTTCGAGCCGCGCGACCATCTCGAGATCGGCGAGCTCCTCGACGCCATCGACATGCAGCGCGGGGCGAAGGTGTCGGGCGCCCGCTTCTCGTACCTCAAGGGCGTCGGCGCGCGGCTC harbors:
- a CDS encoding diacylglycerol/lipid kinase family protein; the encoded protein is MAEVQGLGATDAASRRPRAAVIFNPTKQGYAELRTVVAQAEARQQFAPSLWIETAADDPGKGMARDAVEAGVDLVIAAGGDGTVRSVAAALRGTGVPLGLVPLGTGNLFARNLGIPVNDQRDAIVLAFSGYDRAVDVIVADVTRPGGRTESHVSLVMAGIGIDAAMISNTNPELKKRLGWLAYVDAGLRAIPVSKPFRVDHRLDAGRHHRSRVSSILVANLGYLPGNLELIPDAEIDDGKLDVVVLQPSNALGWLFIWRRVAWENRVLRKTALGRQFVDLTGGNRRREIVYSRGRVVQLDIEGDPEEFEIDGDGFGSVTSARFSVDPAALIVRVAR